A single region of the Actinoplanes sp. SE50/110 genome encodes:
- the paaN gene encoding phenylacetic acid degradation protein PaaN, producing the protein MTTPADLYATHRELLERAIEAASARDYWSAYPESPSKSVYGEDAAPAGERAFAALLGNRFPIDVPGATGTVSTERSPFGIELGVSYPKADPLALVAAARATIPSWRAVGPQGRAGIAAEILRRINARIFEMAHAVQHTSGQAFVMAFQAGGAHAQDRALEAIAYALAATTRMPSTSSWAKPQRGGDPLSMTKTGTVVGRGVALVIGCTTFPTWNSYPGLFASLVTGNPVIVKPHPGAVLPLAITVQICREVLTEAGLNPDVVTLAVEEPGDGIAATLATHPDVRIVDFTGSSEFGDWLEANARQAVVYTEKAGLNTVLLDSTDDYRGLLRNLAFSLSLYSGQMCTTPQNLLIPRDGIDTEAGRRTPQEFGADLATALGKLLGDPKRAAGTLGAIVNDGVLARLTEAAGSPGVVHPSTEVTDEQFPGATIRTPVVLSLDAADDKTYTREWFGPVSFLITTDSTEHSLRVFTETVRAHGALTALVHSTSSEVLAAAREAALDAGVHLSENLTGGVFVNQTAAFSDLHGTGANPAATASLTDDYFVSGRFFTLQSRHHVPAATS; encoded by the coding sequence ATGACGACACCCGCTGACCTGTACGCCACCCACCGTGAGCTGCTTGAGCGCGCGATCGAGGCGGCCTCCGCCCGCGACTACTGGTCCGCCTACCCGGAGTCGCCCAGCAAGTCGGTGTACGGCGAGGACGCCGCACCCGCCGGCGAGCGTGCCTTCGCCGCCCTGCTCGGCAACCGGTTCCCGATCGACGTCCCCGGCGCCACCGGCACCGTGTCCACCGAGCGCTCGCCGTTCGGCATCGAGCTCGGTGTCAGCTACCCCAAGGCCGACCCGCTCGCCCTGGTCGCCGCCGCCCGCGCCACCATCCCGTCCTGGCGCGCCGTCGGCCCGCAGGGCCGGGCCGGGATCGCCGCCGAGATCCTGCGCCGGATCAACGCGCGCATCTTCGAGATGGCGCACGCCGTCCAGCACACCTCGGGGCAGGCGTTCGTGATGGCCTTCCAGGCCGGCGGCGCCCACGCGCAGGACCGTGCACTGGAGGCCATCGCCTATGCGCTGGCCGCCACCACCCGCATGCCCAGCACCTCGTCCTGGGCCAAGCCGCAGCGCGGCGGTGACCCGCTGAGCATGACCAAGACCGGCACCGTCGTCGGCCGCGGTGTCGCCCTGGTGATCGGCTGCACCACCTTCCCGACGTGGAACAGCTACCCCGGCCTGTTCGCCAGCCTGGTCACCGGCAACCCGGTCATCGTCAAGCCGCACCCGGGCGCGGTCCTGCCGCTCGCCATCACCGTGCAGATCTGCCGGGAGGTCCTGACCGAGGCCGGGCTGAACCCGGACGTCGTCACGCTCGCCGTGGAGGAGCCGGGTGACGGCATCGCCGCCACCCTCGCCACGCATCCCGACGTGCGGATCGTCGACTTCACCGGCTCCAGCGAGTTCGGCGACTGGCTCGAGGCGAACGCGCGGCAGGCCGTCGTCTACACCGAGAAGGCCGGGCTCAACACGGTCCTGCTCGACTCCACCGACGACTACCGCGGCCTGCTGCGCAACCTGGCCTTCTCGCTCTCGCTCTACAGCGGCCAGATGTGCACCACCCCGCAGAATCTTCTGATCCCCCGCGACGGCATCGACACGGAAGCCGGCCGTCGCACCCCGCAGGAGTTCGGCGCGGACCTGGCCACCGCGCTCGGCAAGCTGCTCGGCGATCCGAAACGGGCGGCCGGCACTCTCGGCGCGATCGTCAACGACGGCGTGCTGGCCCGGCTCACCGAGGCGGCCGGGTCGCCCGGCGTGGTGCACCCGTCCACCGAGGTCACCGACGAGCAGTTCCCGGGCGCCACCATCCGGACGCCGGTGGTGCTGAGCCTGGACGCCGCCGACGACAAGACCTACACCCGCGAGTGGTTCGGGCCGGTCTCGTTCCTGATCACCACCGACTCCACCGAGCACAGCCTGCGGGTGTTCACCGAGACGGTGCGGGCGCACGGCGCGCTGACCGCGCTGGTCCACTCCACGTCGTCCGAGGTGCTCGCGGCCGCTCGGGAAGCGGCGCTGGATGCCGGCGTGCACCTCTCGGAGAACCTGACCGGCGGCGTCTTCGTGAACCAGACGGCGGCGTTCAGCGACCTGCACGGCACCGGAGCGAACCCGGCCGCGACCGCCTCGCTGACCGACGACTACTTCGTGAGCGGCCGGTTCTTCACCCTCCAGTCCCGCCACCACGTGCCGGCGGCGACGTCATGA
- the paaB gene encoding 1,2-phenylacetyl-CoA epoxidase subunit PaaB, translating into MSDDVRHEWPLFEVFVRAKRGLNHVHVGSLRAADHRMALQHARDLYTRRNEGVSIWVVLSDDVVASDPDDKAAYFEPSADKVYRHPTYYAIPDSVPHI; encoded by the coding sequence ATGAGCGACGATGTACGCCACGAGTGGCCGCTGTTCGAGGTGTTCGTGCGGGCCAAGCGCGGCCTCAACCACGTGCATGTCGGCTCGCTGCGGGCCGCCGACCACCGGATGGCTCTGCAGCACGCGCGGGATCTGTACACCCGGCGCAACGAGGGGGTCAGCATCTGGGTCGTGCTCTCCGACGACGTGGTGGCCAGCGACCCCGATGACAAGGCGGCGTATTTCGAGCCGAGCGCCGACAAGGTGTATCGGCATCCGACGTACTACGCCATCCCCGACTCGGTGCCGCACATCTGA
- a CDS encoding S1C family serine protease, which translates to MTEPLNRSAAEHHHVPSSFYPPVTHIPPAMVRTPADPRWKRRIAGGAAVLVLVLVGGGSSAGAFLTEQYLNGRPATASSISGTTVASTTITEGDELAPIVAKVRPSVVTVLVDGARESSLGSGVVVSADGLILTNHHVISSNGTVSVRLSTGTTVPAKVVAADPTHDLALVQATGVSGLTPVTFATDDSVAVGDTVLAFGAPLGLEGTVTSGIVSAFGRSLDTGAEKLSGLLQTDAPINEGNSGGALVDTAGRVIGINVAIATSGDSTGSVGLGFAIPADTVTGVVRQLQTRAAG; encoded by the coding sequence ATGACCGAGCCGCTGAACCGTTCCGCCGCCGAGCATCACCACGTACCGTCGTCGTTCTACCCGCCCGTCACGCACATCCCGCCGGCGATGGTGCGGACCCCGGCCGACCCGCGTTGGAAGCGCCGGATCGCCGGCGGCGCCGCGGTCCTGGTCCTGGTCCTGGTCGGCGGTGGCAGCAGTGCCGGAGCGTTCCTGACCGAGCAGTACCTGAACGGGCGCCCGGCCACGGCGAGCAGCATCTCCGGGACGACCGTGGCCTCCACCACGATCACCGAGGGTGACGAGCTGGCGCCGATCGTCGCGAAGGTGCGGCCGAGCGTGGTGACCGTGCTGGTCGACGGGGCGCGCGAATCGTCGCTCGGCTCCGGTGTGGTGGTCAGCGCCGACGGGCTGATCCTCACCAACCATCACGTGATCTCTTCGAACGGCACGGTCAGCGTGCGCCTGTCCACCGGCACGACGGTGCCGGCCAAAGTGGTGGCCGCGGACCCGACGCACGACCTGGCGCTGGTGCAGGCGACCGGGGTGTCCGGGCTGACCCCGGTGACCTTCGCGACCGACGACAGCGTGGCGGTCGGTGACACGGTGCTGGCCTTCGGCGCCCCGCTCGGCCTTGAGGGGACGGTGACCTCGGGGATCGTGTCCGCCTTCGGCCGCAGCCTGGACACCGGTGCCGAGAAGCTCTCCGGCCTGCTGCAGACCGACGCGCCGATCAACGAGGGCAACTCCGGCGGTGCGCTGGTCGACACGGCCGGCCGGGTGATCGGGATCAACGTCGCCATCGCCACGTCGGGGGACAGCACCGGCAGCGTCGGGCTCGGCTTCGCGATCCCGGCCGATACGGTCACCGGGGTGGTCCGTCAGCTTCAGACCCGGGCCGCCGGCTGA
- the paaE gene encoding 1,2-phenylacetyl-CoA epoxidase subunit PaaE, with translation MAISGFHTLRVAAVDRLCPDAVAVTLAVPPELTERFAFRPGQSLTVQRAGERRTYSICAPAGGAPRIGVREVPGGRISGWIVHDLRVGDELEVAPPSGTFTPDLTAGGRHVLIAAGSGITPMLSIAASLLRRPDAEVVLLYGNRRTDTVMFAEELADLKDRYPARLELVHVLSREPREADLFSGRLDAARLRALLPLLIDVPAVDHWWLCGPFGMVVDATEVLSEAGVAPERIHRELFWADEAPPEPVRPEPESRGPSSEITVHLDGRATTVTVEQGVTLLDGVQRARPDLPFACKGGVCGTCRARVIEGDVAMRRNFALEDAELAAGFVLTCQSTATSPKVVVDFDE, from the coding sequence GTGGCGATCAGCGGTTTCCACACGCTGCGGGTCGCCGCGGTCGATCGGCTGTGCCCGGACGCGGTCGCGGTGACCCTGGCCGTGCCGCCCGAGCTGACCGAGCGATTCGCGTTCCGGCCCGGTCAGTCGCTGACGGTCCAGCGGGCCGGCGAACGCCGAACGTATTCGATCTGCGCCCCCGCCGGCGGCGCGCCCCGGATCGGTGTGCGCGAGGTGCCCGGCGGCCGGATTTCCGGCTGGATCGTGCACGACCTGCGCGTCGGTGACGAGTTGGAGGTGGCGCCGCCGTCCGGGACGTTCACCCCCGATCTCACGGCGGGCGGGCGGCACGTGTTGATCGCGGCCGGCTCCGGCATCACCCCGATGCTGTCGATCGCCGCGTCCCTGCTGCGTCGGCCGGATGCCGAGGTCGTCCTGCTCTACGGCAACCGCCGGACCGACACGGTGATGTTCGCCGAGGAACTCGCCGACCTGAAAGACCGCTATCCGGCCCGGCTGGAGCTGGTCCACGTGTTGTCCCGGGAGCCCCGGGAGGCCGACCTGTTCTCCGGTCGCCTCGACGCGGCCCGGCTGCGGGCACTGCTGCCGCTGCTGATCGACGTCCCGGCGGTCGACCACTGGTGGCTGTGCGGCCCGTTCGGGATGGTCGTCGACGCCACTGAAGTGTTGAGCGAGGCCGGGGTCGCACCCGAGCGCATCCACCGAGAGTTGTTCTGGGCCGACGAGGCGCCGCCCGAGCCGGTTCGCCCCGAGCCGGAGTCCCGCGGCCCGAGCAGCGAGATCACCGTCCACCTGGACGGCCGCGCGACCACGGTCACCGTCGAACAGGGCGTAACCCTGCTGGACGGCGTCCAGCGCGCCCGGCCCGACCTGCCGTTCGCCTGCAAGGGCGGCGTCTGCGGCACCTGCCGAGCCCGCGTCATCGAAGGCGACGTCGCCATGCGCCGCAACTTCGCCCTGGAAGACGCCGAGTTGGCCGCCGGCTTCGTCCTCACCTGCCAGAGCACGGCCACTTCCCCGAAAGTGGTGGTCGATTTCGACGAATAA
- the paaC gene encoding 1,2-phenylacetyl-CoA epoxidase subunit PaaC yields the protein MAFDDAYGALTDHDDDARWAYGTGFTDPLAGVPAAFPDGVDRGDLATYCLMLGDDALIMSHRLQQWVTRAPELEDELALANIGLDLLGQARLLLTRAGEAGGGGHDEDALAYHRDPHEFRNVRLAERADGDFAQLTARLLVFATWRLALFDRLAASRDPMLAAIAAKGVKELTYHRDYAAQWVVRLGDGTPLSHDRMTAAMTGVLSAAGELFRPHEVEARLAADGVAVDPATLRAEFDMVLAEVLAAATIDAGSVTDDDEAAGQGRDGAHTTALGEILAEMQELARAVPGGTW from the coding sequence ATGGCCTTCGACGACGCGTACGGTGCGCTCACCGATCATGACGACGACGCCCGCTGGGCGTATGGGACCGGCTTCACCGACCCCCTCGCCGGGGTGCCCGCCGCGTTCCCCGACGGGGTGGATCGGGGCGACCTGGCCACCTACTGCCTGATGCTCGGCGACGACGCGCTGATCATGTCCCACCGGTTGCAGCAGTGGGTCACCCGTGCTCCCGAGCTCGAGGACGAACTGGCGCTGGCCAACATCGGACTGGACCTGCTCGGGCAGGCCCGGCTGCTGCTGACCCGGGCCGGGGAGGCCGGGGGTGGCGGGCATGACGAGGACGCGCTGGCCTACCACCGTGACCCGCACGAGTTCCGCAACGTGCGGTTGGCGGAACGGGCCGACGGCGACTTCGCCCAGCTGACCGCCCGGCTGCTGGTCTTCGCGACCTGGCGGCTGGCGCTCTTCGACCGGCTCGCCGCCTCCCGCGACCCGATGCTGGCCGCGATCGCCGCCAAGGGGGTCAAGGAGCTGACCTATCACCGGGACTACGCCGCGCAGTGGGTGGTCCGGCTCGGCGACGGCACCCCGCTGTCGCACGACCGGATGACCGCGGCGATGACCGGGGTGCTCTCAGCGGCCGGCGAGCTGTTCCGCCCGCACGAGGTCGAGGCGCGGCTGGCGGCCGACGGCGTCGCCGTCGACCCGGCCACCCTTCGTGCCGAGTTCGACATGGTGCTCGCCGAGGTGCTGGCCGCGGCGACGATCGACGCCGGCTCGGTGACGGACGACGACGAGGCCGCTGGCCAGGGCCGCGACGGCGCACACACCACGGCCCTCGGCGAGATCCTCGCCGAAATGCAGGAGCTGGCCCGTGCTGTCCCCGGAGGTACGTGGTGA
- a CDS encoding peptidoglycan-binding protein: MTARGMLTMVGTAVGGLIGWPESTPSADPASLRTLFADFGVTVGPEPADLTQAVLAFQARVGLDTDGTAGPETVHLLARYAAEARELNEFRRAA; encoded by the coding sequence ATGACCGCTCGAGGAATGCTCACCATGGTCGGCACCGCCGTCGGCGGTCTGATCGGCTGGCCGGAAAGCACACCGTCCGCCGACCCGGCGAGCCTGCGCACCCTGTTCGCCGACTTCGGCGTCACGGTCGGCCCGGAACCGGCGGACCTGACCCAGGCGGTGCTCGCCTTCCAGGCCCGGGTCGGCCTGGACACCGACGGCACCGCCGGGCCGGAGACGGTGCACCTGCTCGCCCGCTATGCCGCCGAGGCCCGTGAACTCAACGAGTTCCGCCGGGCCGCCTGA
- the paaA gene encoding 1,2-phenylacetyl-CoA epoxidase subunit PaaA — protein sequence MSGEETFADTIARDQRVEPRDWMPDGYRQTLIRQIAQHAHSEIIGMQPEGDWITRAPTLRRKAILLAKVQDEAGHGLYLYSAAETLGADRGDLTRRLIEGRQKYSSIFNYPTLSFADVGVIGWLVDGAAICNQVPLCRSSYGPYARAMIRICKEESFHQRQGYELLMTMMGGTPAQRDMVQDAVNRWWWPSLMMFGPPDGDSPNSARSMAWKIKRHSNDELRQRFVDMSVPQAEALGVTLPDSELRWNADREHYDFGEPDWAELKRVITGDGPLNRQRIARRRQADTDGAWVREAAAAHAAKQTGSGR from the coding sequence ATGAGCGGTGAGGAGACCTTCGCCGACACGATCGCGCGGGATCAGCGTGTCGAGCCACGGGACTGGATGCCGGACGGATACCGCCAGACCCTGATCCGGCAGATCGCCCAGCACGCCCACTCCGAGATCATCGGTATGCAACCGGAGGGCGATTGGATCACCCGCGCCCCGACGTTGCGGCGCAAGGCGATCCTGCTGGCAAAGGTGCAGGACGAGGCCGGTCATGGGCTCTACCTTTATTCGGCTGCCGAGACGCTCGGCGCCGACCGGGGCGATCTGACCCGGCGGCTGATCGAGGGTCGGCAGAAGTATTCGTCGATCTTCAACTATCCGACGCTGAGCTTCGCCGACGTCGGGGTGATCGGCTGGCTCGTCGACGGCGCCGCCATCTGCAACCAGGTGCCGCTGTGCCGCAGTTCCTACGGGCCCTACGCCCGGGCCATGATCCGGATCTGCAAGGAGGAGTCCTTCCACCAGCGGCAGGGCTACGAGTTGCTGATGACCATGATGGGCGGCACCCCGGCCCAGCGGGACATGGTGCAGGATGCGGTGAACCGCTGGTGGTGGCCCTCGCTGATGATGTTCGGCCCGCCCGACGGTGACTCACCGAACTCGGCCCGCTCGATGGCGTGGAAAATCAAGCGGCACAGCAACGACGAGCTGCGCCAGCGGTTCGTCGACATGAGTGTGCCGCAGGCCGAGGCGCTCGGCGTCACCCTGCCCGACTCCGAGCTGCGGTGGAACGCCGACCGGGAGCACTACGACTTCGGTGAGCCCGACTGGGCTGAGCTGAAACGCGTGATCACCGGTGATGGGCCGCTCAACCGGCAGCGGATCGCGCGGCGCCGGCAGGCGGATACCGACGGGGCCTGGGTGCGCGAAGCCGCCGCGGCGCACGCGGCGAAACAGACCGGGAGCGGGCGATGA
- the paaD gene encoding 1,2-phenylacetyl-CoA epoxidase subunit PaaD — protein sequence MNAELVVGTVTDPELPMVTLAELGIVREVRQDGDGVVVTITPTYSGCPAMEAIRADIATALRRAGFGPVEVRTVLAPAWTTDWISESGRRKLAEAGIAPPGAAPRRAGGPIPLTLTPRSGAVPCPRCGSAETEAVAAFGATACRELRRCPACREPFEHMKEI from the coding sequence ATGAACGCCGAGCTGGTCGTCGGCACCGTCACCGACCCGGAGCTGCCGATGGTGACCCTGGCCGAGCTGGGGATCGTGCGCGAGGTCCGGCAGGACGGTGACGGTGTGGTCGTGACGATCACCCCGACCTATTCGGGCTGCCCCGCCATGGAGGCGATCCGCGCCGACATCGCTACGGCGCTGCGCCGGGCCGGCTTCGGGCCGGTCGAGGTGCGCACCGTGCTGGCGCCGGCCTGGACCACCGACTGGATCAGTGAGTCCGGCCGCCGCAAGCTCGCCGAGGCCGGCATCGCGCCACCGGGGGCCGCGCCTCGCCGGGCGGGCGGGCCGATCCCGCTCACCCTCACGCCGCGGTCCGGCGCCGTCCCGTGTCCGCGCTGCGGCTCGGCGGAGACCGAAGCGGTCGCCGCGTTCGGCGCCACCGCCTGCCGGGAGTTGCGTCGATGCCCGGCCTGCCGGGAGCCGTTCGAACACATGAAGGAGATCTGA
- a CDS encoding class I SAM-dependent methyltransferase has translation MEVFDQLAEKYQGEHSHNPYQSALIEKIGTLLPAGTSVLDLGCGTGVPTARVLTESDHRVVGVDIAEGMLRLAREQVPAAEFVHANFAELPADFGRFEAVTAFFSLLMLSKADIERTLDKIAGWLQPGGYFAIGMVNFDADSIPIEFMGVPVTVSGYLEPDLRAVLEKHGFEVATIETVFFTPTDGPQESQIFALAKLRP, from the coding sequence ATGGAGGTTTTCGATCAACTCGCTGAGAAGTATCAGGGCGAGCACAGCCATAATCCCTACCAGTCGGCGCTGATCGAGAAGATCGGCACCCTGCTTCCGGCCGGCACCTCGGTGCTCGACCTGGGCTGCGGCACCGGGGTGCCGACCGCCCGCGTTCTGACCGAGTCGGATCACCGCGTTGTCGGTGTGGACATTGCCGAGGGCATGCTGCGGCTGGCCCGTGAGCAGGTGCCCGCGGCCGAGTTCGTGCATGCCAACTTCGCCGAGCTGCCGGCGGATTTCGGCAGGTTCGAGGCGGTCACCGCGTTCTTCTCGCTGCTCATGCTCAGCAAGGCGGACATCGAACGCACCCTCGACAAGATCGCGGGCTGGCTGCAGCCGGGCGGATACTTCGCGATCGGCATGGTCAACTTCGACGCGGACAGCATCCCGATCGAATTCATGGGAGTGCCGGTGACCGTTTCCGGCTACCTGGAGCCGGACCTCAGGGCGGTCCTGGAAAAGCACGGCTTCGAGGTCGCAACGATCGAGACGGTGTTCTTCACGCCGACCGACGGGCCGCAGGAGAGCCAGATCTTCGCCCTCGCCAAGCTCCGGCCCTGA
- a CDS encoding DUF732 domain-containing protein → MNSGRIACSIGFVMLVLGSTAGCSHSDAVWVQGRAHPAASAPPPADNQDRFVAAVRQELPELAVDRRDEEIADLGSTACASAHGQEHDDLAAYGVSPEQARKLTDVARAALCP, encoded by the coding sequence GTGAATTCCGGTCGTATCGCCTGCTCCATCGGTTTTGTCATGCTGGTGCTGGGCTCCACCGCGGGATGCTCCCACTCGGACGCCGTGTGGGTGCAGGGCCGCGCCCATCCCGCCGCGAGCGCCCCGCCGCCCGCCGACAACCAGGATCGCTTCGTCGCTGCCGTCCGTCAGGAACTGCCCGAACTAGCCGTGGATCGCCGGGACGAGGAGATCGCCGATCTGGGCAGCACGGCCTGCGCGTCGGCACACGGTCAAGAACATGACGATCTTGCCGCGTACGGCGTATCCCCCGAACAGGCCCGCAAACTGACCGACGTGGCCCGGGCCGCCCTCTGTCCGTAG